One window of Triticum dicoccoides isolate Atlit2015 ecotype Zavitan chromosome 5A, WEW_v2.0, whole genome shotgun sequence genomic DNA carries:
- the LOC119303789 gene encoding uncharacterized protein LOC119303789 isoform X1, protein MVGVQHATELTPPRCVDSSGQICPSPLERWCPTHPSTTRVWCTASSPPPACLSRSSTPCRMAPHTAAPVGRCFSTTRQRQRRALSTTTQRQPRGGERPEEGQGRWGDLHVHGAVGRRREDEYLDGDDNQEDEPTHKGADAGHQNDDSSSCTTSHCGGYRFGSLHGRAECYYLDVRCLMYWMFVKLCIYELDV, encoded by the exons aTGGTCGGCGTGCAACATGCTACCGAGCTCACCCCGCCCCGCTGCGTCGATTCCTCCGGCCAGATTTGTCCCTCCCCCCTTGAACGCTGGTGCCCAACCCATCCCTCCACGACTAGGGTTTGGTGCACGGCCTCGTCTCCGCCGCCGGCGTGCCTCAGCCGGTCCTCTACGCCTTGTCGCATGGCTCCTCACACGGCTGCGCCTGTTGGACGCTGCTTCTCCACCACAAGGCAGCGGCAGAGGAGGGCCTTATCCACCACCACGCAACGGCAGCCAAGG GGAGGAGAAAGACCAGAAGAAGGGCAAGGGAGGTGGGGCGATCTGCATGTCCATGGAG CAGTAGGACGACGACGAGAGGACGAGTACCTCGACGGCGACGACAACCAGGAGGATGAACCCACCCACAAGGGCGCCGACGCCGGCCATCAGAACGACGACTCTTCGTCTTGCACCACCTCACACTGCGGCGGCTACAG GTTTGGTTCACTTCATGGAAGGGCAGAATGCTACTATTTAGATGTTAGATGTTTGATGTATTGGATGTTTGTGAAACTATGTATATATGAATTGGATGTATGA
- the LOC119303789 gene encoding uncharacterized protein LOC119303789 isoform X2, translated as MVGVQHATELTPPRCVDSSGQICPSPLERWCPTHPSTTRVWCTASSPPPACLSRSSTPCRMAPHTAAPVGRCFSTTRQRQRRALSTTTQRQPRGGERPEEGQGRWGDLHVHGVGRRREDEYLDGDDNQEDEPTHKGADAGHQNDDSSSCTTSHCGGYRFGSLHGRAECYYLDVRCLMYWMFVKLCIYELDV; from the exons aTGGTCGGCGTGCAACATGCTACCGAGCTCACCCCGCCCCGCTGCGTCGATTCCTCCGGCCAGATTTGTCCCTCCCCCCTTGAACGCTGGTGCCCAACCCATCCCTCCACGACTAGGGTTTGGTGCACGGCCTCGTCTCCGCCGCCGGCGTGCCTCAGCCGGTCCTCTACGCCTTGTCGCATGGCTCCTCACACGGCTGCGCCTGTTGGACGCTGCTTCTCCACCACAAGGCAGCGGCAGAGGAGGGCCTTATCCACCACCACGCAACGGCAGCCAAGG GGAGGAGAAAGACCAGAAGAAGGGCAAGGGAGGTGGGGCGATCTGCATGTCCATGGAG TAGGACGACGACGAGAGGACGAGTACCTCGACGGCGACGACAACCAGGAGGATGAACCCACCCACAAGGGCGCCGACGCCGGCCATCAGAACGACGACTCTTCGTCTTGCACCACCTCACACTGCGGCGGCTACAG GTTTGGTTCACTTCATGGAAGGGCAGAATGCTACTATTTAGATGTTAGATGTTTGATGTATTGGATGTTTGTGAAACTATGTATATATGAATTGGATGTATGA
- the LOC119303789 gene encoding uncharacterized protein LOC119303789 isoform X3, with product MLPSSPRPAASIPPARFVPPPLNAGAQPIPPRLGFGARPRLRRRRASAGPLRLVAWLLTRLRLLDAASPPQGSGRGGPYPPPRNGSQGEEKDQKKGKGAVGRRREDEYLDGDDNQEDEPTHKGADAGHQNDDSSSCTTSHCGGYRFGSLHGRAECYYLDVRCLMYWMFVKLCIYELDV from the exons ATGCTACCGAGCTCACCCCGCCCCGCTGCGTCGATTCCTCCGGCCAGATTTGTCCCTCCCCCCTTGAACGCTGGTGCCCAACCCATCCCTCCACGACTAGGGTTTGGTGCACGGCCTCGTCTCCGCCGCCGGCGTGCCTCAGCCGGTCCTCTACGCCTTGTCGCATGGCTCCTCACACGGCTGCGCCTGTTGGACGCTGCTTCTCCACCACAAGGCAGCGGCAGAGGAGGGCCTTATCCACCACCACGCAACGGCAGCCAAGG GGAGGAGAAAGACCAGAAGAAGGGCAAGGGAG CAGTAGGACGACGACGAGAGGACGAGTACCTCGACGGCGACGACAACCAGGAGGATGAACCCACCCACAAGGGCGCCGACGCCGGCCATCAGAACGACGACTCTTCGTCTTGCACCACCTCACACTGCGGCGGCTACAG GTTTGGTTCACTTCATGGAAGGGCAGAATGCTACTATTTAGATGTTAGATGTTTGATGTATTGGATGTTTGTGAAACTATGTATATATGAATTGGATGTATGA
- the LOC119303789 gene encoding uncharacterized protein LOC119303789 isoform X4, translating to MLPSSPRPAASIPPARFVPPPLNAGAQPIPPRLGFGARPRLRRRRASAGPLRLVAWLLTRLRLLDAASPPQGSGRGGPYPPPRNGSQGEEKDQKKGKGVGRRREDEYLDGDDNQEDEPTHKGADAGHQNDDSSSCTTSHCGGYRFGSLHGRAECYYLDVRCLMYWMFVKLCIYELDV from the exons ATGCTACCGAGCTCACCCCGCCCCGCTGCGTCGATTCCTCCGGCCAGATTTGTCCCTCCCCCCTTGAACGCTGGTGCCCAACCCATCCCTCCACGACTAGGGTTTGGTGCACGGCCTCGTCTCCGCCGCCGGCGTGCCTCAGCCGGTCCTCTACGCCTTGTCGCATGGCTCCTCACACGGCTGCGCCTGTTGGACGCTGCTTCTCCACCACAAGGCAGCGGCAGAGGAGGGCCTTATCCACCACCACGCAACGGCAGCCAAGG GGAGGAGAAAGACCAGAAGAAGGGCAAGGGAG TAGGACGACGACGAGAGGACGAGTACCTCGACGGCGACGACAACCAGGAGGATGAACCCACCCACAAGGGCGCCGACGCCGGCCATCAGAACGACGACTCTTCGTCTTGCACCACCTCACACTGCGGCGGCTACAG GTTTGGTTCACTTCATGGAAGGGCAGAATGCTACTATTTAGATGTTAGATGTTTGATGTATTGGATGTTTGTGAAACTATGTATATATGAATTGGATGTATGA
- the LOC119303789 gene encoding uncharacterized protein LOC119303789 isoform X5: MRKEEKDQKKGKGAVGRRREDEYLDGDDNQEDEPTHKGADAGHQNDDSSSCTTSHCGGYRFGSLHGRAECYYLDVRCLMYWMFVKLCIYELDV; the protein is encoded by the exons ATGAGGAAGGAGGAGAAAGACCAGAAGAAGGGCAAGGGAG CAGTAGGACGACGACGAGAGGACGAGTACCTCGACGGCGACGACAACCAGGAGGATGAACCCACCCACAAGGGCGCCGACGCCGGCCATCAGAACGACGACTCTTCGTCTTGCACCACCTCACACTGCGGCGGCTACAG GTTTGGTTCACTTCATGGAAGGGCAGAATGCTACTATTTAGATGTTAGATGTTTGATGTATTGGATGTTTGTGAAACTATGTATATATGAATTGGATGTATGA